From a single Solenopsis invicta isolate M01_SB chromosome 4, UNIL_Sinv_3.0, whole genome shotgun sequence genomic region:
- the LOC105203431 gene encoding trichohyalin, producing MDETPPSNENALYFARFRRSCRNRESYDTIAELAAELRRAYMVKGLQAQLDEKQAHKYAELVRKREVADLIRQEQQEVLEEDLRCQSEILRKSEEYRRQLDEQLTRKENERRVIVEEAREYRKFLEEVDREQEERERSKALEKRCKLVEKTRQERVILEETREARRQEEREAEEKKRLKDLEYLKEIEERSKEMSRLRREQIERRERVLLETTRLMLDAQARKREREERLIDLVAEEIRCELVIREMEEAMRRKKMQQELAASLREQIVFTERCRLRFVEEDKAWADEVMRKIMEDERMARCTAEAKRRLRVQYRKDLESLIEHRRRIREEEIARIEEIAKEQQKLELLEAERAKEERKRLLMIHAANIANFVNRATLTAEEQEMLDVLTKKNRDAENIDDGGAKD from the coding sequence ATGGACGAAACACCCCCGAGCAACGAGAACGCTTTGTACTTCGCCCGGTTTCGTCGCAGTTGCCGCAACCGCGAGTCTTATGACACGATCGCGGAACTGGCGGCTGAATTGCGGCGTGCCTATATGGTGAAAGGGCTGCAGGCTCAACTCGATGAGAAACAGGCGCACAAATACGCCGAGCTCGTGCGAAAACGCGAGGTCGCCGACTTGATCCGGCAGGAACAGCAGGAAGTGTTGGAGGAGGATCTCCGGTGCCAGTCGGAGATCCTGCGGAAGTCGGAGGAGTACAGACGGCAGTTGGACGAGCAGTTGACACGAAAAGAGAATGAGAGAAGAGTCATTGTGGAGGAAGCACGCGAGTACAGGAAGTTCTTGGAAGAAGTGGACCGAGAGCAAGAGGAACGGGAGCGCTCGAAGGCGCTGGAGAAGAGGTGCAAGCTGGTGGAGAAAACGAGGCAAGAAAGAGTGATCCTCGAAGAAACGAGGGAGGCGCGTCGACAGGAGGAGCGCGAGGCGGAAGAGAAGAAGCGACTGAAAGATCTCGAGTACTTGAAGGAGATAGAGGAGAGATCGAAGGAGATGAGCAGGCTGCGACGGGAGCAGATAGAGAGGCGCGAGCGTGTCCTGCTGGAAACAACGAGGCTGATGCTGGACGCCCAGGCACGAAAACGAGAAAGGGAAGAGCGACTGATTGATCTCGTGGCAGAGGAGATCAGGTGCGAGCTTGTAATCAGGGAGATGGAGGAGGCGATGCGTAGGAAAAAGATGCAGCAAGAACTGGCAGCCAGTTTACGGGAACAGATAGTCTTCACGGAACGGTGCAGGCTGCGTTTCGTGGAGGAGGATAAAGCATGGGCCGACGAAGTTATGAGAAAGATTATGGAAGATGAGAGGATGGCGAGGTGCACGGCGGAGGCGAAAAGAAGGCTTAGAGTGCAGTACCGGAAAGACCTGGAGAGTTTGATTGAGCACCGCCGCAGGATTCGCGAAGAGGAGATTGCTAGGATTGAGGAAATCGCTAAAGAGCAACAGAAATTGGAACTACTCGAGGCAGAACGTGCGAAGGAGGAGAGGAAGCGCTTGTTGATGATACACGCAGCTAATATCGCCAACTTTGTGAACAGGGCGACTCTCACTGCCGAGGAACAAGAGATGCTCGACGTATTAACGAAGAAAAATAGGGACGCTGAAAATATCGATGATGGAGGCGCGAAAGATTGA